Proteins co-encoded in one Novosphingobium sp. PP1Y genomic window:
- a CDS encoding Mov34/MPN/PAD-1 family protein: MVVEVTSAVLARLLEEAQKAAPCECCGVLMGQGTRIDEVRAAANLAPEPERQFEIDPLVLLASHKEARAGGRQVVGYYHSHPVGHPVPSATDCEHASGDRRVWAIVAGEQVALWMDAAEGFERIEMRVTEA, encoded by the coding sequence ATGGTCGTCGAAGTGACAAGTGCCGTTCTGGCAAGATTGCTCGAAGAAGCGCAAAAGGCGGCTCCGTGTGAATGTTGCGGGGTGCTGATGGGGCAGGGAACGCGCATAGATGAGGTGCGCGCAGCCGCCAATCTGGCGCCCGAGCCCGAGCGCCAGTTCGAGATCGATCCTCTGGTCCTGCTCGCCTCGCACAAGGAAGCGCGCGCGGGCGGCAGGCAGGTCGTGGGCTATTACCATTCGCATCCGGTCGGTCATCCGGTCCCCTCGGCAACCGACTGTGAACACGCTTCGGGCGACCGGCGGGTCTGGGCAATCGTTGCCGGAGAGCAAGTTGCTCTCTGGATGGACGCCGCTGAAGGCTTCGAGAGGATAGAAATGCGCGTTACCGAAGCTTGA